The genomic region GCTTAAACGCATGGAACCGTCTAAATGTACGTGTAAATCCGTTTTGGGGATTTTGGTTATAAAATCCATATCAGGCATATTATTTTGCCTCCAGCTTTTGTCCTTGGGGAGTATCTTTAACAATAAACCCCAGCGTGTTTATTTTATCACGCAATTCGTCGGACTTTTTAAAGTCCTTTTCTTTCCTGGCATTAGCGCGTTCGTCTAATAAAGACTGCACTTCGGCAGGAATTTCAACCCCGGCTTCTTTTTCAACTTTAAATAAATCTAAGGCGAAAACAAATTCGGTATATTTTAAAAATTCTTTTTTTGTTCCATCAGCGGCGTTGCTCTTTAACGTTTCCCATATAACGGCTAAACCTTTTGAAGTGTTTAAATCATCTTTTAAAGCGGCAGCAAATTTTGCTTTAAACTCCTCAACCTGCGCCTCGTCGACAACGCCGTCTTTTAAAGCCTTCGCTCGATCACGCAGTCCTTTTAAACTGGCTTTGGCAAAGTCTAAACTTTCAAAGGTAAACTCCAACTGGGTTCTGTAATGCGCGCCAAGGCATAAATATCTGTAATCTAAAGGTTTATAACCCTTTTCTTTAAGCGCGTCCAAAGTTAAAAAAGTTCCATCCGATTTAGACATTTTGCCCGCGTGCAAAACCAAAAACTCGCCGTGCACCCAGTACCGCACATACTGCTTGCCGGTAGCGGCTTCGCTCTGCGCGATTTCGTTTGTGTGATGTATTGCAACATGGTCTATACCGCCGCAATGTATATCTATGGTTGGGCCTAAATACTTCATTGCCATGGCGGAACATTCAATGTGCCAACCGGGAAAACCTGTTCCCCACGGGCTGTCCCACTCCATTTGTCTTTTTTTGTCTTTGGGTGAAAATTTCCATAAAGCAAAGTCGCTCGGGTTTCTTTTTTCCGTATTAAATTCCACCCTGGCGCCGCTTTTTAAACCGCTTATGTGCGAAGCGCCCACCAAGTCATGATAATGGGAAAATTTGGAAGTGTCATAATAAATACCGTCTGAAGTTTTATAAGTAAAACCTTTTTGTTCAAGAATCGAAACAAGCTCAATCATTTCTTTAATATGCTCGGTAGCTCTTGATATTACGCTGGGGCGGACGCAGTTAAGAGAATCAAAATCCTCAAAAAACTTTTTTTCGTAAAACTTGGCGATATCCCAGGCTGATTTACCTTCCCTTGCCGCACCGAGCTCCATTTTATCATCCCCGCTGTCACCGTCCGAGGTAAGGTGCCCGACATCGGTAACATTCATAACATGCTTAACCGGCATCTCCAAACGGAGCGCGCGCACAAGAATATCTTCAAAAATATAAGTCCTTAAATTGCCGATATGGGCATAATTATAAACAGTGGGGCCGCACGCGTACATGGTGGCGTAATCAACATTTATGGGAACTATTTTTTCTTTTTCTTTGGTTAAACTGTTATAAAGCTGCATATATTATTCCGCTGATTCTAAAGCTAAAGCATACTCCGTTCTTAAAGACTTAAAAAACAAATCGCAGGTTTTTTGGCCGACGTCGTTAGCGCTTTCCTGGCTTAAAATACACTGCACTTCTATATCGGATAACGGATTAATAGCCCCCGCCGGAGACATTGAAAACGTAAACCCCTGCGGGTTAAAAGCTCTTTTAGATTCTAAATACGCTTTGTCTAAACTGGCCTGGAATAAGCCCATCTCTTTAGAGCTTGCCCTTCTGCCAAGCGTAATTTTTTTGCTTGCCACAATAACAACGGCGTCGCCGTATATATTGCGGGAGCTTAAACTACTTTGGCCTACAAAATCACCGTCTTCAGATTCTTCAACAGCGTTAAACTCGCCCTCATAATTAATACTTTCGTATTCGGAATAATCAATGGACGGCTTTCTTTTTATGTCAGTCCTGTTAGGAGTACAAGCAAAAATAAACATGCCAAGCGTTAAAATCACAAACAATTTTTTATAATTCATACTTAAGTCTACCTCTCTGTTTTTACTGTTACAACACACTGGCACATAGCAGCGTTACCCGCGCCGATGTCGCCAAGTTTTTCATGGCTTTTGGATTTAAAGCTGATACTGTCAACCCCCATATTAAAAACTTTGCCAAGGCTTTCACGTATAGCCTGATAATGCGGTTTCATTTTCGGTTCTTCCGTTATTATAACCGCGTCTATGTGAACGATTCTGGCGTTTTTTTCTTTTAATATTTCTATAACTTTTTTAGCTATATCAACACTGGAAATGCCTTCTATTTTAGCATCGGTAGGCGGGTAATAAACACCAATTTCGCCGGCGCAAACCGCGCCCAAAGCCGCGTCGCACACAGCATGCAAAACAACGTCGCCGTCGCTGTGGCCCAAAAAGCCTTTTGTATGCGGTATTTCCAAACCGCCTATAAAAAGTTTACGCCCCTCAACAAGCCTGTGCAGATCAAAGCCAATGCCTGTTCTGTAAATTGTTTCTTTATCTTCTTTAACTAAAGCTTCTGCCATAATTAAATCTTCCGGAGTTGTTATTTTAATATTTTTATAGTCGGACTCGACAATATTTACTTTAACGCCCGTTTTTTCAACAAGCTGGGATTCATCCGTAGCGTTTAACTCTTTGCCGTATTTTTCTAAAGCGTTTTTTAAAACATCCGCCCTGTAGCTTTGCGGGGTTTGGGCGGCGTATAAAACTCCGCGGTCCAAGGTTTTACACACAACGCCGTTTGAACATTCTTTAATAGTGTCTTTAACGGGCACAGCTAAAACGCTGGCGCCTTTATCATAGGCTGTTTTAAGCGCTAAATCAACTTTTTCCGGGTTTACAAGCGGCCTGGCGCCGTCATGCACGGAAATGACATCCGCGTTTTTATCAACCGCTTCAACACCGCTTATTACGGAACCTAATCTTGTCGCACCGGGCGCAACGGTTTTAATTTCGGGAAATATTTTTTTAATTTCCGCCGCCGTTTCCGGCGCGGAAACAACAATAATTTCCGTAATATTTTTTACTTTTTTAAAAGCCTCAACCGTTCTTGCAAGCGCGGGTTTGCCGGCAATATCAAGCATCTGTTTAGGACGCCCCATTCTGGTGCCGCTGCCCCCCGCAACTATAATAGCCGAAACCTTAAAATCGTTCATACTTATTTTACTTTTGCAAATATCATTCTTCCGGCCGAGGTTTGAAGTATAGAATAAACGGAAACTTCCACGCGTTTACCGACATGCTTTCTTCCTTCCTCAACAACAACCATGGTACCGTCGTCAAGATAGCCGACGCCCTGGTCTTTTTCTTTACCGTCTTTCATAATAAATAAAGACATAGTTTCGCCCGGCAAAACAACCGGTTTAAGAGCCGTGGCCAAGTCGCTTATGTTTAAAACAACAACGTCATAAATAGCGCCCATTTTATTTACGTTAAAATCTAAAGTAACAACTTCCGCCTTTAAACCTTGTGCCAGTTTAATGATTCTTTCCGCTTCAGTATCGGCGTCAACAGCTTTATTTGTTATTCTTACAGGAACCTCTGTCTGTTCCTGAAGTCTGGCTACCACGTCAAGCCCGCGCCTTCCTTTGGCGCGTTCCAAAGCGTCTTTTGAGTTTGCCAAATTATCTAAATAATCAAGTACGAATTTAGGAAAAACCAAAACGCCTGATAAAAAACCCGTGTCAACCAAATCAACAACACGTCCGTCGATAAAGGCTGTTATGTCAATAACTTTTAAATGTTTGCCTATTTTGTTTAAACCTTCTAAATCGCGTGATTTTATTACGCTTACGATAGCGCCTATAGAAACCAATGCCACCTGAACCCACATTTCATACTTATCCCAATAATAGGTAAAATCAGGAATATTCATTCTAAAAACGCAGTGGTCAAAAAAAGCGTAAACAAAATAACCCATTATACCACCGAATAAAAATATCATTATCTTTATAAGACGTAATTTTTTAAAGACAACTTCTACAAAAATTAAAATAACCGCGCATGCGAGGCCGGCAAGCAAACCGACTTTATCATTTTGTATAAAATTATAAGTTAAAAAAGGGAAAGCAACTAAAGCAGACAGCCTGAAAAGCCAAAGAGACATATATCCTCCGTAAGATATTTATATAAATATATATACATATTAGCAAAAATATAAACGTTATGAGAAATATTTGTTTATAAAACAACAAAAAACAGCCGTTAAACCTGTTGGGGTTCAGATTATACGCACTTTTTCCGCCAAAACCCATTTTAGCTTTTGATAAAGAAAAACGCCCCGCAAACAAATATTCACGCTATATATTTTTTTACAAAAAAAAGCCCGCCTTTTAAAGGCGGGCTTAAGTGCAAAGCTAAAAATTAAAGCAATACTTTGCGTGACAAGCGGACTTTGCCGTTGTTGTCAATTTCCACAACTTTAACTTCAACAATATCGCCCATTTTAAGGACATCTTCAACCTTATTAATGCGTTTTTTGTCGATTTCAGAGATGTGGAGCAAGCCGTCTTTACCGGGAATAAGCTCAACAAAAGCGCCAAAAGGCTGTATTGAAACTACTTTGCCTTTGTAGATTTTGTTAAGTTCAACTTCCGCGGTTAAAAGTTCGATTTCGGCCTTAGCCATGGCAAGTTTATCACCGTTGACCGCGGCTATCTGCACAACGCCGTCGTCATTAATATCAATTTTTGTATCCGTTGTCTCGGTAATTCTTTTGATATTTTTACCGCCGGGGCCTATTAAGGCGCCTATTTTATCTTGAGGAATCCTCATTGTATAAATGACGGGAGCGAATTTGGAAACGTCTTTCCTGGGTTCAGGTAACACGCTGTCCATATGGTCCATAATATGCATTCTGCCTTTTGTGGCCTGCGCTACGGCTTCTTTTAATATTTCTATAGAAATACCGCCCGCTAATTTAACGTCCATCTGGAAAGCGGTTATACCGTTGCGTGAACCGGTAAGCTTAAAGTCCATATCTCCGAGGTGGTCTTCAAGGCCCATAATATCGGAAAGAACCGCGTATTTATCGCCTTCTTTAATAAGACCCATGGCAATGCCCGAGCACGCGGCTTTCATGGGAACGCCTGCGTCAAATAAGGATAAAGAACCGCCGCAAACGCTTGCCATTGAGCTTGAACCGTTTGATTCCATAATGTCGGATACAACCCTTATTGTGTAAGGAAATTTATCCGCGTCCGGAATTAAAGGTAAAAGTGCTCTTCTCGCAAGTTCGCCGTGGCCGATTTCACGTCTGCCGGGGGCTCTGTCAGGTTTACATTCGCCAGTGGAAAAACCGGGGAAGTTATAGTGAAGCATAAATGTTTCATCATAGCTTTCTTCTAAGCTTTCAACAAGCTGGGCGTCGCCCGATGTGCCTAATGTGGTAACCACTAAGCCCTGTGTCTGGCCTCTTGTAAATAAAGCCGAACCGTGCGCTCTGGGAAGTAAACCGGTGATGCTGTTAAGCTGTCTGATTTCGTCGGTCTTTCTGCCATCGACGCGAACACCTTTTTCAAGCACGAGTTTGCGGGATTCTTCATAAGAAAGATTTTCCATCGTAATACCCGCGAAGGTGGAAGCGTTATCGCCGTGGGCTTCTTTAATTTCTTCCGCGAAAGCGGCTTTAAGCTCGGCTATTTTAACGTCTCTTGTCTGCTTGTCGTAAAAAGCGTTTAAAATATTTGCGACTTCAGCTCTGTATTTATTGTTACCCAAATCAACTACATCCTGGGGAACAGTTTCCGCCTGGAAGCTGAATTTCTCTTTACCGGCTTTTTCTTTAAGTTCAAGCTGCGCTTTGCATAAAATATCAATAGCGGGTTTGGCTGTTTCTAAAGCTTTAATAACGTCTTCTTCGGAAACTTCTTTAGCGCCGCCTTCAACCATAAGCATGCCTTCTAAAGAACCTGATATGATAAGGTCCATATCACATGATTTTTGTTCTTCTAAGGTAGGGTTGACGATAAAATTGCCGTTAAGTCTGCCGATTCTTACCGCGGCAACAGGCGTTGTGAACGGAATAGAAGAGATAATCAAAGCCGTTGACGATGCCATTACGGCAAGAACTTCTGTATCATAAACACCATCGGCCGATAATACCATAGCGGTAACATTTGTTTCGCAGGTATAGCCTGAAGGGAACAAAGGTCTTAAAGAACGGTCAATGATGCGGCTTGCCAAGGTTTCTTTTTTGCTGGCTCTTGATTCTCTTTTGAAAAAACCGCCGGGGATTTTACCCGCGGCGTATGTTCTTTCTTTATAATTAACGGTTAAAGGAACAAAGTCGGAAATTCCGGGTTTTTGCACTTTATCTGAAACTGCTGTGGCAAGCACCATTGTATCACCCATGCGGGCTATTACGCTGCCGTCTGCCTGTTTTGCTACCCAGCCCGTTTCCAGTGATAGAGTTTTATCTCCCACTATGACGTCTTGGGTTGTTTTATTTATATTAGACATTATTTATTATTTCCTTAAGTTAAGTTCTTTTGTAACTTGGGTATATTTGGCGAAATCTTTTTTCTTCAAATAAGAAAGAAGTCTTTTTCTTTGGCCTACTAATTTGGTAAGACCTCTTTCCCCGGCAAAGTCTTTCGGGTTTGCTTTGAGGTGTCCGGAAAGATATTTGATTCTTTCTGTAATGAGCGCTACTTGTACGGCCGGGCTGCCGGTGTCTGCGGCTGAAGCCTGGAATTTGCCCATAATTTCTTTTCTGTCATTTACTGATAATACCATTGTTTTTCACTCTTAGGTTGACGACTGGTAGACCGAGTTTTCCCCGCTTACTTCATACTCCCAAACGGAAAACCAAGCCTAAGTCCAACCTTCTCCTTTTTTAATCTTTTATTTACTGCTTCCATATTATACAAATTATTTATTGGCCTTAGCGGCGGACTTCATTGCCTTTCGCTTTAAACTTCCGGCATCTTTTGTTTTTTTCTCCTTCAGGTTTTCCCAGGGCGTTTTTGTGTTTTTACCGGCCAAAATATCATCTACTTCTTTTGAAATAAGTTCTTTTTTATTTTTTTCCTGCTCATTAAGAGCTTCTGCCCACGATTTAAGCTTTTCCTGCTGCCTTTCTATTTGCAGGCGCTGGGCTTTTATTTTTTTATCGTGCTGCGCGGACATAAACTTATTAAGCTCGGCCTTAACAGCGGGTTTTTCTTTAGCAGAGGCGGTTTTATATTTTTCTTTTAAAGTTTCTATTTCTTTTTCCGCCTTATCTTTTTCTTTTCTGGATTGGGAAAAAGCGCCCATGTCAAAAGCGTCCGTAGGCGTTTTAATATCTTTGCCTGCTTCTTTGCAGGTTGTACAGTTTTCGGTTTTAGATTCTTCACAAACGCCGTCGCATGCGCAAAAAACAGGCAAAGCTAAAAACGTAAAAATAAAAACAGTTAAAAGTTTTTTCATATTAATACTCCTCTCTTTCACCGGCGTCTTCAAAACCTTTGCGCCTTAATTTGCAAGATTCGCAAACTCCGCAAGGTTTTTCACCGCCGTTATAACAGGTCCAAGTCTGTTCCAAAGGAGCGCCAAGTTTGCGCCCCAATTTTACTATTTCGGCTTTATTAAGCTTTATAATAGGGGTTAAAATTTCAAATTTTTTACCAAGCCTGGTCCCCACTCTTACAGCTTCCGAAAGCGGTTTATAAAACTGCGGCGTACAGTCGGGATAGCCGGAATAATCAACCGCGTTAGGGCCTAAAACAACAGCTTCCGCACCGATACTGTCCGCCCATGAAGCGCCTAAAGAAACAAAAATCAAATTACGAGCCGGAACATATGTGGAAGGAATGCTTTTGCCTATTTGCTCCATAGGTGTAGCGGGTATTTCCGCGCCGCCTACCAAAGAAGTGGCCTCAGCAAGCCAAGGCAAATTAATTTCAATATGCTTGTGA from Elusimicrobium minutum Pei191 harbors:
- the cysS gene encoding cysteine--tRNA ligase, producing the protein MQLYNSLTKEKEKIVPINVDYATMYACGPTVYNYAHIGNLRTYIFEDILVRALRLEMPVKHVMNVTDVGHLTSDGDSGDDKMELGAAREGKSAWDIAKFYEKKFFEDFDSLNCVRPSVISRATEHIKEMIELVSILEQKGFTYKTSDGIYYDTSKFSHYHDLVGASHISGLKSGARVEFNTEKRNPSDFALWKFSPKDKKRQMEWDSPWGTGFPGWHIECSAMAMKYLGPTIDIHCGGIDHVAIHHTNEIAQSEAATGKQYVRYWVHGEFLVLHAGKMSKSDGTFLTLDALKEKGYKPLDYRYLCLGAHYRTQLEFTFESLDFAKASLKGLRDRAKALKDGVVDEAQVEEFKAKFAAALKDDLNTSKGLAVIWETLKSNAADGTKKEFLKYTEFVFALDLFKVEKEAGVEIPAEVQSLLDERANARKEKDFKKSDELRDKINTLGFIVKDTPQGQKLEAK
- the ispD gene encoding 2-C-methyl-D-erythritol 4-phosphate cytidylyltransferase, with translation MNDFKVSAIIVAGGSGTRMGRPKQMLDIAGKPALARTVEAFKKVKNITEIIVVSAPETAAEIKKIFPEIKTVAPGATRLGSVISGVEAVDKNADVISVHDGARPLVNPEKVDLALKTAYDKGASVLAVPVKDTIKECSNGVVCKTLDRGVLYAAQTPQSYRADVLKNALEKYGKELNATDESQLVEKTGVKVNIVESDYKNIKITTPEDLIMAEALVKEDKETIYRTGIGFDLHRLVEGRKLFIGGLEIPHTKGFLGHSDGDVVLHAVCDAALGAVCAGEIGVYYPPTDAKIEGISSVDIAKKVIEILKEKNARIVHIDAVIITEEPKMKPHYQAIRESLGKVFNMGVDSISFKSKSHEKLGDIGAGNAAMCQCVVTVKTER
- a CDS encoding PIN/TRAM domain-containing protein is translated as MSLWLFRLSALVAFPFLTYNFIQNDKVGLLAGLACAVILIFVEVVFKKLRLIKIMIFLFGGIMGYFVYAFFDHCVFRMNIPDFTYYWDKYEMWVQVALVSIGAIVSVIKSRDLEGLNKIGKHLKVIDITAFIDGRVVDLVDTGFLSGVLVFPKFVLDYLDNLANSKDALERAKGRRGLDVVARLQEQTEVPVRITNKAVDADTEAERIIKLAQGLKAEVVTLDFNVNKMGAIYDVVVLNISDLATALKPVVLPGETMSLFIMKDGKEKDQGVGYLDDGTMVVVEEGRKHVGKRVEVSVYSILQTSAGRMIFAKVK
- the pnp gene encoding polyribonucleotide nucleotidyltransferase gives rise to the protein MSNINKTTQDVIVGDKTLSLETGWVAKQADGSVIARMGDTMVLATAVSDKVQKPGISDFVPLTVNYKERTYAAGKIPGGFFKRESRASKKETLASRIIDRSLRPLFPSGYTCETNVTAMVLSADGVYDTEVLAVMASSTALIISSIPFTTPVAAVRIGRLNGNFIVNPTLEEQKSCDMDLIISGSLEGMLMVEGGAKEVSEEDVIKALETAKPAIDILCKAQLELKEKAGKEKFSFQAETVPQDVVDLGNNKYRAEVANILNAFYDKQTRDVKIAELKAAFAEEIKEAHGDNASTFAGITMENLSYEESRKLVLEKGVRVDGRKTDEIRQLNSITGLLPRAHGSALFTRGQTQGLVVTTLGTSGDAQLVESLEESYDETFMLHYNFPGFSTGECKPDRAPGRREIGHGELARRALLPLIPDADKFPYTIRVVSDIMESNGSSSMASVCGGSLSLFDAGVPMKAACSGIAMGLIKEGDKYAVLSDIMGLEDHLGDMDFKLTGSRNGITAFQMDVKLAGGISIEILKEAVAQATKGRMHIMDHMDSVLPEPRKDVSKFAPVIYTMRIPQDKIGALIGPGGKNIKRITETTDTKIDINDDGVVQIAAVNGDKLAMAKAEIELLTAEVELNKIYKGKVVSIQPFGAFVELIPGKDGLLHISEIDKKRINKVEDVLKMGDIVEVKVVEIDNNGKVRLSRKVLL
- the rpsO gene encoding 30S ribosomal protein S15; this translates as MVLSVNDRKEIMGKFQASAADTGSPAVQVALITERIKYLSGHLKANPKDFAGERGLTKLVGQRKRLLSYLKKKDFAKYTQVTKELNLRK